A region from the Plutella xylostella chromosome 6, ilPluXylo3.1, whole genome shotgun sequence genome encodes:
- the LOC105383104 gene encoding uncharacterized protein LOC105383104: MVLLSASVCGLRKLLRICEDYAMSHGRKYNVPKSKYMVFAAGSKCPDGVPPIRLYGVPLDRVEHFKYLGHVLTPDLKDCADIERERRALSIRANMLARRFARCSQNVKITLFRAFCTSLYKCSLWANYTQKSIRALQVQYNNALRAVLGLPRYCNASGMFAWARTDCFHATVRKRCASLVRKVRASANTVLAMIANK; the protein is encoded by the coding sequence ATGGTGCTGCTGAGCGCGTCGGTCTGCGGTCTGAGGAAGCTTCTGCGGATCTGTGAGGATTACGCAATGAGTCATGGTCGGAAATATAATGTGCCGAAAAGCAAATACATGGTCTTTGCGGCCGGTTCAAAATGTCCTGACGGTGTGCCGCCCATCAGACTATATGGTGTGCCTTTGGACCGGGTAGaacattttaaataccttGGGCATGTTCTAACACCAGACCTCAAAGACTGTGCTGATATAGAGCGGGAAAGAAGGGCCCTATCGATAAGAGCAAACATGTTGGCTCGCAGGTTTGCACGTTGTtcacaaaatgtaaaaataactcTCTTCCGAGCATTTTGTACCTCATTATACAAGTGCAGCTTGTGGGCTAACTACACGCAGAAGTCTATTAGAGCCCTTCAAGTCCAGTATAATAACGCGCTAAGGGCAGTGTTGGGGCTGCCCCGTTACTGCAACGCTTCAGGCATGTTCGCGTGGGCGCGCACTGACTGCTTCCACGCGACCGTGCGGAAGCGCTGCGCGTCCCTGGTGCGGAAGGTGCGGGCCAGCGCCAACACTGTCCTTGCGATGATTGCTAACAAATAG